The following coding sequences lie in one SAR202 cluster bacterium genomic window:
- the thiD gene encoding bifunctional hydroxymethylpyrimidine kinase/phosphomethylpyrimidine kinase, translated as MKIPVSLTIAGSDSGGGAGIQADLKTFSALGTFGCSVITAVTAQNTTGVYGIHEIPIDIIESQIDAVLNDLNPNVIKTGMLASIEVIKLISEKIKSSKTGNIVVDPVMIAKGGDKLIQDNAIGHLISELLPLSTVVTPNIPEAEVLSKITINNTSDIESAAKIIHSMGPDFVVIKGGHSNDSKSNDTIYDGQKFTTLKADRIPTANTHGTGCTYASAIAAGLAKNYSVEQSVEEAKSYVTLAIKNEPGLGKGHGPLNHFFMLT; from the coding sequence ATGAAAATTCCAGTAAGTTTGACTATAGCAGGCTCAGATTCAGGCGGGGGTGCAGGAATTCAAGCTGACTTAAAAACATTTTCAGCTTTAGGTACATTTGGATGTTCAGTAATAACAGCAGTTACTGCCCAAAATACAACAGGAGTATATGGAATCCATGAAATACCTATAGATATTATTGAATCACAAATTGATGCAGTCTTAAATGATTTAAATCCAAATGTAATTAAAACAGGAATGCTTGCCTCCATTGAGGTTATAAAACTTATTTCAGAAAAAATTAAGTCTTCTAAAACTGGTAACATAGTTGTAGATCCTGTGATGATAGCTAAAGGTGGAGATAAATTAATACAAGATAATGCAATAGGACATTTAATTTCCGAATTGTTACCACTATCTACTGTGGTAACCCCAAATATTCCCGAGGCAGAAGTTCTCAGTAAGATTACTATAAATAACACTAGTGATATTGAATCTGCAGCAAAAATTATACATTCTATGGGTCCTGATTTTGTTGTAATAAAGGGGGGACATTCTAATGATTCAAAATCTAATGATACGATATATGATGGTCAAAAATTTACAACTTTAAAAGCTGATCGTATACCTACAGCTAATACCCATGGTACAGGTTGTACATATGCCTCAGCTATAGCTGCAGGTTTAGCTAAAAACTATTCAGTAGAACAAAGCGTAGAGGAAGCTAAAAGTTATGTTACCCTAGCAATTAAAAATGAACCTGGATTAGGTAAAGGACACGGGCCATTAAATCATTTTTTCATGCTAACTTAG
- a CDS encoding pyrimidine biosynthesis enzyme, with translation MEVIMKFKYLSIVVVLISSIFVLSCETTKEDTKVKLALDWYPNANHTGLYIALEKGYFKDENIDIEIYTPSDPSTVLQTVGAGQDDFGISYQPDLILAKSKNIPVKSVLAFVQHPLNIIMTLKESNITRPSDLKGKKIAYPGIPLNENLLDTLLKADGLQGKQEIELINTGYDLVPPLIGKTVDACLGCYLSHETIMAENEGFPVNVMRMEQWGVPDYYELVLVASDEMVANNKDLVKRMTRAISKGYNDAISDPEKGIDNLIKATNEEIDEAIEYPGVELLAPLWVDKSGKFGTQAENKWAVFSKWLYDTGQITSVPDVNDLFTNEFVE, from the coding sequence ATGGAGGTAATAATGAAATTCAAATATTTATCTATTGTAGTGGTTCTAATAAGTAGCATATTTGTATTAAGTTGTGAAACTACGAAAGAAGATACAAAAGTTAAATTAGCATTAGATTGGTATCCAAATGCTAATCATACTGGATTATACATTGCACTAGAAAAAGGATATTTCAAAGATGAAAATATCGATATAGAAATATATACTCCGTCTGATCCATCTACAGTATTACAGACTGTTGGAGCAGGGCAAGATGATTTTGGGATTAGCTATCAACCAGACTTAATTCTAGCTAAATCAAAAAATATTCCCGTAAAATCAGTTTTGGCTTTTGTTCAGCATCCATTGAACATTATAATGACACTCAAAGAATCAAACATAACTAGACCATCTGACCTCAAAGGTAAAAAAATTGCCTACCCCGGAATCCCGTTAAATGAAAACTTACTAGACACATTATTAAAAGCTGATGGATTACAAGGAAAACAAGAAATTGAATTAATCAACACTGGATATGATCTTGTACCTCCACTTATTGGCAAAACTGTTGATGCATGTTTAGGATGTTATTTAAGTCATGAAACTATTATGGCTGAAAACGAAGGGTTCCCTGTCAATGTAATGAGAATGGAACAATGGGGTGTACCAGACTATTATGAATTGGTTTTGGTAGCTAGTGATGAAATGGTAGCAAATAATAAAGACCTTGTTAAACGAATGACTAGAGCAATATCAAAAGGATATAATGATGCCATTTCTGACCCTGAAAAAGGTATTGATAATTTAATCAAAGCAACAAATGAAGAAATAGACGAAGCAATAGAGTATCCTGGAGTAGAATTATTAGCCCCATTGTGGGTTGATAAATCAGGTAAATTTGGCACTCAAGCTGAAAATAAATGGGCGGTTTTTTCAAAATGGTTATACGATACCGGCCAGATAACTAGTGTACCAGACGTAAATGATTTATTTACGAACGAATTTGTTGAATAA